CATAGATTTTGTTATGAAAATATGACTTTATTGTAAGATAAATTAAAGCTTAGCTAAAACACAAAGTTTTTGTGGCTTCTGTGGTAGGTTGTGCAaatacaaacatatacacagtcCCAGCTTGGCTTGGAtggaatttaaatttttttttgtgggaCAAATGTATGGATTGAATGTATGAATATTCAATTTATGAATATTCGGATTTTGAATATTTACAGATTAAAGTAGCGTAGTAATATAAAATACCTTCTAGAAGAGAAGCTTCTTCTAGTCTCGATATTTACTACTTCTTTCTGGACTGGTAGTGGTATAGGTTTGAAAACGTAAGGCCTTGTCAAATAATGCGCCCCGACATCCTTGCAATTTTCTATTGGTACTACATCGTATCCTaaaatcaaactaatattataaaagtgaaagtttgtatgtgtgtgtgtgtgtgtatgtttgttaatctttcacgcaaaaactactgaacagattttcctgaaatttggaatagattACACCTTGCatcaaatacatttttatttttattccgtaactagctgacgcccgtgacttcattcgcgtggatttaggttttttgaaatcccgtgggaactctttggttttctgggatacaaagtagcctatgtgctaatccaggatattatctatctccattccaaatttcagccaaatccgtccagtagtttttgcgtgaaggagtaacaaacatacacacacacacacatacaaactttcacctttataatattagtgtaatagtgtaatgtaatgtaattatCCATGGTTACCTCGGGATTTTCAAACATATttatctacgcggacgaagacgcgggcatcgtctagtagtAAATGAATAACAGCAATGAATAACAGGTATAGTTTTTGCGGCTGAAAAACGGtcttcacaaattcaaagttgctcatcGAGCTATGgtgagggctatgttaggagttttcctgagggataagatccgaaatggggagatccgcaggagaaccaaggtcactgacatagcccaaactattagcaagctgaagtggcagtgggcaggccatgccagTCGTAGAAGCGAtagccgttggagccggaaagtccttgagtggaaactgtgtataagcaagcgtagtggcgctctttagggaaggcctatgtcttAAAAAGTGGTTATCCAccggctgatgatgatgatagttttTGTAATTCTGTGAACTGTAACTGAAGATCGGGAGGGGAAGAAAGGGTATGGTAAGGGGAGAAAGGGGATGAGGAGGAGAAGGAAGGAGAAGAGAAAGGAGAAAAGGATTATGATGAATAAACAATTAATCAAAACCTACGATTAACAGCATTTTGAAAACCACAGTTAACTTTTCTGAAGAAGCAGTCATTTAGAAATAACCGGTATTTCATCTTCTTATTCTCTTCTTTCCCAACACACACAAGATAGATTGTGTTATGCGCTATTGAGGAGTGAAGAGGAAGCTAGAGGACGAGTAAAAGGGATGGGGACGGTATGTTagagatgataatgataataatgatgactaAAGATCAAGCTTTTAATGGGATACCAGCGCTGGAAGACTCGCTTCATCATTCCTTCATTCAGCTCACCTACTCGACCTCTGTTTGAAAGTACCAATAGAGTATTATCAACTTACGATTAACAGCATTTTGAAAACCACAGTTGACTTTTCTAAAGAAACAGTCATTTAGAAATAACcggtattttattttcttgttcTCTTCTTTCCCACCACACACAGAATTGACTGTGTTATTGCAGTTTATGTTAGTACAGTTCAATCTAttcttgtttatttttgttttcttgACGACTTTCGAGTCTTGCCTTTCTTGTTTCTTGGCGTATTGCGCGGGTttctcgatgttttccttgtTTTTACCAGATACGAATAGAATGTCTGTGTTTGGTGATTCTGTAATTAaatgtttaatataaaaaaaactggtttAATGACTTCGAGTgccctatttacggaacgttcgttgacctctagcgttagtcagatgtcttatttgcaatatattgtgaatttttaaaaaaatacaggattttttcctttttttttatgatatcagtaatcattagtactatcaccttttttcgttttttctagttttctggtTACCTGTATATTTACGTACgcctttttttaaccgacttccaaaaaatgaggaggttctcaattcgtcggaatcttttttttttatgtacgagtatgttccccgattactcaaagacccctggaccgatttggttttttttttgttttttacttaCCATATTCATTAACACGTATTTTATCGCCTCTCGCCAAACTCCCTACCCTTCTACTATCCATGACATCACTAATATGCCCACCATCATTATGAAAAACATCTTCATTCCTAAAAACCGGTTTATCATTTGGTATGAAAATAATTCCCTCTGTCATATCTTCTACTGTGATTTCTTTTACCGGTTCTTTCTTTTGTTCTGTAACCGGTTTTTCTGATACCGTTTTTAATACCGGTTTCGGTACCGGTCTCTCTAAGTCACTGTGACCGGAATACGTTATGAATATATCggtattatttttatcgatatGTGAACATTTGATTAGTAACATGTGTTTTATTAGTATAAAATAGAAGCAGTATTTCATGATTGctagacaaatatttttaaggtcatttaaacaaaatataaatgtttttagTAAGTAATAACTAACTATATGATTTAAAAACTcatttaattaaagttaaattacTGATTTTATTCACTTATTTTCTCCCAAtattaatttaagttattgttttttgtttttgtttttacgcAAATATTTTAATCCGTAatgaattttgtttaaattgatttatgaatattcaattaaataaactttattttaaagttttttcacAAAATGTCTAACACTTGTGAAAACTTAAGCCATAAGAGATATGCTTTGCCTATTGTATGGCGGAACAATGGAAATTATGGAGTCATTAATACAATGGAATTATACTTGAAAAGGTAGGCAATAGAAAAGCGTgataacttttcggagtcatgtgcgttttaacctccaacccaaaaagaggggtgttataagtttctaTAGCTAGTAgttatatgcataaaaataaataaaaatctgttttagaatgtacaggtaaagccctttcatatgataccccacttggtatagttatcttactttgaaaattgaaacacatttttttaaatgatgtaaccgcaaattcactgttttcggatttattcctgtacttgtgctataaaacctgattacctgccttttatgattctaggtcaacaagaagtaccctataagttttcttgacagacacgacagacggaccgacagacatttttacatttagtaagtatatatatttataacccccgacccaaaaagaggggtgttttaagtttgacgtgtgtatctgggtatttgtgtatctgtgtatctgtctgtggcatcgtagctcctaaactaatgaaccgattttagtttagtttttttttgtctgaaaggtggcttgatcgagagtgttcttagctataatccaagaaaatcagttcagccgtttgaaagttcttttctagctgtaaccttcacttgacgggggtattataaatttttattgacaCTTGTGAAATTTACAGTTCtaggtttctaaaaaatatttggtTCTGGAACCATACCTTAAAAAAATACCAGTAACGCCATCTCTTGACATTTTCATGAACTAAGTTGTGCATTTTCTGTCGAACGTAGTTACAGGCCGTTTTTTCTTCCCGAGATTTCTTCGTGTTTCCACGCTTTTCCATTAGAGGGCACGGTTTTTTGTTCCACGCTTTACTAAAAGATGGCAGTAGTTCAAGTAAGTCAAGTTATGCCTTTTAGGAAAGTACGGTGACCATAGAACTTTGAAGCGACGACGTGAACATTGTTTTTCGAGGaatagtggagtaaacgaagcattttcgtcggaagtcctcggaaacagctccgattttgatgtttttttttaattcttggtttttatacattatttaaaatcagaaacgttttgaagcggggaaataatttttagtatttttttatccatatgtgcgatatttatacatgaagtccagaaaaacgctaacttctctttgagaagttgtagaggaggtcaaatgctacaaatgacctctaaacacttatgggcgaaaaccgcccgtttttgagttattgatcgttttcagaaaaatacgtatttgtttcttttaaaattcattaaaaaaaaaagtaaggcatgttgccgactttttatttaatttctaagtactagacatctcaattaataattgtgaatattaaaataaaaataatctttgtaggttccccggttagggatccaagactgtaccagtttcataatttctattgggttactttgccaaaaaagctattttttttaaagttacagaaatttttggcctgcaaattatttgcaaagcttctacacattctcagctatctaatgatgtacaaaactttaaaataagttgaaaattagctaaaaaaacgataaaataatagcacaagggagaaatttcttaacgcttaaattttaaacaaatcgttttttttttgtttagaggtagtctcggcttagaaagaggtaacagtttactgtgaatatgtgatTTGGTCAAGTTCGATCATAAAATCGGCCACGGGATAGCTCTCAATTTATCGatagtccaaaattgattgcggatttttttttatgttcaaTATCATAGACGTACAAGTATTCGAATCCGCGACCTTAGACAAGGGAACCAATATTTCCTAAGTAGGGTAGTTACTTTTCTTTGCagcaaagtttttgtttcttaTGTATCTGGGGCAAACATGCTGTACCTTCTGTCAAAGAGATGGCTTGCTATTTTTAGCGAATACACAGGGCTATTTCAGAGGTGTTTTGtttgctattttttaacccccgacccaaaaagaggggtgttataagtttgacgtgtgtgtctgtgtatctgtgtatctgtctgtggcatcgtagctcctaaactaatgaaccaattttaatttagttttttttgtttgaaaagtggcttgtcgggggtgttataaatttttaatttacacttgttacgcgACTTTGATGAAGAAAACTGAgggttttaaattattttttaacctgttttattttatttaatttgggtcccgtacctcagaaggaaaaacggaacccttacaggatcactttgttgtctgtctgataAATTAAcaactattatgtataattatacataaaaatctgttttagaatgtacaggtaaagccctttcatatgacaccccacttggtatagttatcttactttaaaaattaaataaataaataaataaataaaggtttattcagctctcatatacagaatcacacacaaaaacaaaaaaaaagaacaagaataacaacaaagatataatcaaactcgaatataaatcaaactcaaaactagAAAACACCATTATCCTATtgctgtgtctgtgagctaaaagggctctgcctcagcaagatgctgcagtatttgactactgcagcgctgattttcaggcagagccctgatgtcacgacctgacaacgaaacagtgcatattagatttaatcacagatataaaaagcaaccaaaaaagaaaaaagaattattagtagggtagaaaagatattatatatatattatcatttattgtatatacatatatatatacacacacatatatatatatacatacatatacatatatatgtatatatatatacacatatatatatacatatatatacacatacacacatacacacacatttaatttaatttaattaaaacacatttaatttttttttaatgacgtaaccacaaattcacggttttcggatttattccatTACTCGTGCTATAATACTTATCTACTACcaaaatttcataattataggtcaacgggaagtaccctataggttttcttgacagacacgacggacggacagacatacagacagacaaacagacaacaaagtgggaCTAtaatgggttccgtttttccttttgaggtacggaaccctaaaaaccgaaaGACGTTGGGATCTCAAGATGCTGGAATGCTTATTTTCAGAATAGAAGACGTGATATGAACGCGGTACATACCTTGGTATATCAaggtacttaacagggctctctccgtcacttactccatacaatcgtagtcccaatttcatttgaatattaagcaaccaaagcccatgaaattttgcagacatattctagaaacgaatatctgtgcctgtggtgttttagatttttctaaaaatatgtagttttaaaattacaggggctcaaagatttgtatgtgaatttttaagaccgcgcaactttgaaaccgaatattttaacggaaacctggaaaaccacaggcatagatagatattggttcccggaacgtttctacaaaattccattgagtatgattggttagtagtccaatgagagacgaactacgtttgtatggagcgagtgacggagagacccctcttaactgtGGCAAGTTGGACGTACACCGAGCCGTAATATTAGAGGTCttctataaaattaaacaatgCTTATTATGGTACCGTGTTCGCCCGAGGGGTGCACGTTTCCATTGCCCTTAAATATGACGGACGAGTTTAAAGTATAGGTAtacataactgagtaggctcccGCGGTAGTGGACCGGTGCGGGAGGGCGACCGTTGTTACAAGTGGACGagttttattaaccgacttcaaaacacacacatacacacgtgtgtgtgtgtatgtgtttgtgtgtgtgtgtgtgtgtgtatgtatgtgtgtgcgtgtgtgtgtgtatacgtttgttactccttcacgcagaaactactgaacgaatttggctgaaatttgaaatatagataaataatatcctggattagcagataggctatttttatcccggaaaaacaaaaagttcccacgggatttcgaaaagcctaaatccacgcgggcatcagctagtaaatgaatgaattaaggTCTAAAGTGTCGTACGTCAATTTCCCCGTGTCGTACGACAACGGATACACGCCCAGCGACTCCGCGCGGTATCTAGGCGCGTAATTAGTCAGTTGTACCCCCCGGGCGGGCTCTAACCTCAAGACAAGGTAAGTATTAAGTTACCCTTACTTACACGTGTTGGTTCTTACTTATTTCATGATGGCACtacttaaattcaaattcaaaatattgacgtgacaacgtcttataattcgatagagccggctgcacgcacgaaaaaacatgactcatgcggcgttacctcgctctgaggcgttccatgtaaggcttgaagtgcaagcgagagcgcggaacgagcgacaaagaagcacaatcggcctttgttgtcacgttcaactatcgtcagtaaaccgactttacagacatccaattttttttattcaatttgacttttacaagttcttttgaatcgtcaaaagcatccaTCGAcggaaaagaaccagcaagaaactcggcggttgctcttttcaaagatttgatatacaatattatgccatgtataaaagtaattgaagtcccgtgtattgctggagcgagctgcaggtcaaatccaggctcttttattatttactagctgatgcccgcgacttcgttcgcgtcgatgtagttttttaaaaatcccgtgggaactttttgattttccgggataaaaggtagcctatgtgctaatccaggatataatctatctccattctaaatttcagcccaatctgtccagtagtttttgcgtgaaggagtaacaaacatacacacacacacacacacacacacacacatacaaactttcgcctttataatattagtgtgatataatccTCTATTGTATGATATGTTtatctcaggagcatagttttaatagaatttttgaacctttgtaaaggcaagtttaaaaaaaaaattgttataaaatattatacccatttccacaaatgacttttggaccttcctaaggcggagcgtaggagtcgcaagccctTAGTAAGGGtcgcctctcagaataagaatcccatacccctttggtttctacatggcatcgtaccggaacgctaaatcgcctgGCGGCATCTTTAatccagatacaagttagcccttgactgcaatctcacctggtagtaagtgatgattttatttttttactagccgatgcccgcgacttcacccgcgtggatttagttttttaaaatcccgtgggaactctttgattttcccggataaaaagtagcctatgtgctaatccaggatattatctatctccattccaaatttcagccaaatccgtcaagtagtttttgcgtgaaggagtaacaaacatacacacacacacatacacacaaactttcgcctttataatattagtgtgattagtgtgaagtgtgatagtgcgATTTTCGCTTATTAAACACACATTACagataatgacaataataatcAAGTGAGacaagccatgaaaaaaaactagccactcTCCAAAAAAAGAGTGTACAGATGCACCCAACAAGATAATGGACGGGTCGCCTtagaacaataatataattatacaccattaaaaaaccggccaagtgcgagacaaactcgcgcactgagggttccgtactcgggtattgacgaaatttggtacagggttagtttatacACGGCCGGGCGTTGTGGCGTTATTCGTCGGATACGACGATTTATACCGCATGCAGGTtgcttcacgatgttttccttcacagttaaaacAAGAACCATTTtgcaacggaaccctaaatataatGAAAGGTAAGAGGACTAACTTCGATACCTATTACCTAGGCAATGAAACGCTCGGCTGTGACCTACTTCACGGAAACCTGACCTGTTTCTAGCTAGAAAGGactttaataatttcaaaagctGTTCTTTAACTCACCCGAGCTTTGTAGAGTACGTTAAGAGAAGTACACCTGGTGCGCT
The Maniola jurtina chromosome 28, ilManJurt1.1, whole genome shotgun sequence DNA segment above includes these coding regions:
- the LOC123879335 gene encoding uncharacterized protein LOC123879335 isoform X1, with amino-acid sequence MKYCFYFILIKHMLLIKCSHIDKNNTDIFITYSGHSDLERPVPKPVLKTVSEKPVTEQKKEPVKEITVEDMTEGIIFIPNDKPVFRNEDVFHNDGGHISDVMDSRRVGSLARGDKIRVNEYESPNTDILFVSGKNKENIEKPAQYAKKQERQDSKVVKKTKINKNRLNCTNINCNNTVNSVCGGKEENKKIKYRLFLNDCFFRKVNCGFQNAVNRYDVVPIENCKDVGAHYLTRPYVFKPIPLPVQKEVVNIETRRSFSSRRSLNMGVDGSFCGHACPASCTKDYDPQCAVSNSGQRKMFLNHCKLDQNSCLYKVVWHRRPLSECVGGRKADMTQNRGFIGWMQRVGIVDGKGKLVLS
- the LOC123879335 gene encoding uncharacterized protein LOC123879335 isoform X2, with the protein product MTEGIIFIPNDKPVFRNEDVFHNDGGHISDVMDSRRVGSLARGDKIRVNEYESPNTDILFVSGKNKENIEKPAQYAKKQERQDSKVVKKTKINKNRLNCTNINCNNTVNSVCGGKEENKKIKYRLFLNDCFFRKVNCGFQNAVNRYDVVPIENCKDVGAHYLTRPYVFKPIPLPVQKEVVNIETRRSFSSRRSLNMGVDGSFCGHACPASCTKDYDPQCAVSNSGQRKMFLNHCKLDQNSCLYKVVWHRRPLSECVGGRKADMTQNRGFIGWMQRVGIVDGKGKLVLS